The segment gtgtgtgtgtacattgcgTTGTGTGTTTAAACTGTACAAAAACGAAAACATTCCCATTCCCCCATAAAACATATTTGATCACATTCCTATACAGTAGTGATTCATATTACAACAAAGGATACCttcctgcacgcacacacacacacacacacacacacacacacacacacacacgcacacacacccttcaGGATAAATGTGCCGGCCGGCCTGAAACGAACTCTTGTTATTTATGCAGTTGCCACTCTACCTGTTTTTTTATTCTGCGCTTGGAAACAAAACaccatgtgtgtgtgatagaggtGGTGGTGACAGATCTAGCCTCGCCCATTTCCTCAGAAGCGTTGGgatggcagggggggggggggggttgccctGGCAACCAGAGCGGGAAATATCACAAAGAGGAAGTAACATTCCTTAAACCCTCGTCTTTAGGTCACTGTCCTTaaactattctctctctctctctctcacagacagtaCAAGCTTGTATTGTTGTTTGTTTGAAAGAATGAAAATGaaattctctcactctctctctctctctttctctctctctcccgtaaAAAACGAGGTAAGAAACCATTCTTCTCCTGTATGTAGTAGCAAGCTCTGCCTCTACTCACTCGCTATAGGCCTGTGGCGCGCTGATGACCGATGAGGTCATTTCCTGGTTGTATGAGTCGTGGGCATGCTCTGTTTTGATTAGCTTGTGGTGTGCGTCGCCTCTGAGCTCTGACTTCATGGAGGATGCTGGgtagaaaaaacacacacacaccagttaatacacacacacacacacacacacacacacacacacacacacacactctgtattACCCAGATAAAGACAGGGAGATTCAGGGATAACAGAGAAATATCCCACCTGTCTGATGTTGTGAGCTTCCTGCCGGcctgtgatggtgatgatgatgatgatggtggtggtcgTCGCCAGCGACGGTTCGGTTGACCGCGATTGGCTGAGGCAGGTGCAGcggggaggaggggtagaggatggacaAGGGTTGTAGCATGACCTGGGACAGCATGACCCCTGAACCCTGGACGACCCCGGGGCCGGAGCCTAACAACACGGggtaatggagggagggggagggctgGGGGGAGGAACGACTGTACGGGGAGGAAGTGGAGGaacaggaggaaggggaggaggaggaggagggagagggtcgTTTGCTGACCGACAAGTCGACTGGTTCGAGTTGTGTATTTGAGGTGGGGTTGGCGGACTgggcatgtgtgagtgtgtgtgagggggagaaggtgtgtgtgtgtgcgtattgtGTGGGGTGGTAGGGATGAGGGGTGAAGATAACGCTGTTCACTACCGAGGGATAAGACTGATAGAGAGActgatggaaggaaggagagaaaggaggatgggaggaggagggaaggagaggagagagggagaggaggaggaggggaggaggggaggaggagggaaggagaggagaggggagagagagagagaagaggaggagggaaggtgaggagggaaggtgaggagggagggagggagggagggagggagagagggagggaaggagggagggagggagggagggagggagggagggagggagggagggagggagggagggagggagggagggagagattgtatttcattttcattctttcaaacaaaaaacaaacaacaatACAGCTTGTActgtctgtgtatgtgcgtgtgtgatggtgtgtgatggtgtgtgtgtgtgtgtgatggtgtgtgtatgtgcgtgtgtgatggtgtgtgtacCAATTGTATGCAAATGTCCATCATGAAGCATTTCTCAAGAAAGATGTGGAAACCAgtcagtctagtcagtgtgtgtgtgtgtgtgtgtgtgtgtgtgtgtgtgtgtgtgtgtgagagatctaCTGTATGCCTAGAGAGTAGTAAACATGTGCAGtaaaatggttggatggaaacacacaccatcacaccatcacaccatcacacccacacaccatcacacccacacaccatcacacaccatcacacaccatcacacaccatcacacaccatcacacaccatcacacaccatcacaccatcacacaccatcacaccatcacacccacacaccatcacacccacacaccatcacacccacacacccacacacccacacaccatcacaccatcgcatcctcacaccatcacaccctcacaccatcacacccacacaccatcacacccacacaccatcacaccatcacaccatcacaccatcacacccacacaccatcacaccacgaCACCatgacacccacacaccatcacaccatcacacccacacaccatcacaccatcacacccacacaccatcacaccatcacactcacacaccatcacaccatcacaccatgacaccatgacacccacacaccatcacaccatcacacccacacaccatcacaccatcacactcacacaccatcacaccatcacaccacgaCACCATGACACCCAcacagggcgtgagttggggtgggttgtctatgttctatGTTATATTTTCTACGTgtttggcctggtgtggttctcaatcagaggcaggtgtcgttcgtcgtctctgattgagaatcacactcaggtagccttttcccacctgtgttttatggGTGATTTCTTTCTGtctagtgttttctgcacctttcaggactgtttcggtttcatttcattatttttgttattttgtttagtgttcggagtttaaataaatatcatcatgaacacgtaccaagctgcatattggtccgatccttcctactcctcctcagatgaagaggacagccgttacagaatcacccaccacaaccggaccaagcagcgtggtaccCAGGAGCAGGGGGTTCTGGAGTCCTGGACAATGGAGGAGATTTTAGACGGTAAGGGACcttgggcacaggctggggaatatcgccgccccagggaagagctggaggcagccaaagcaGAGCGGTGGCATTTTGAGGAGTTGGCACGGCAGCGCAACAGGGACGAGAGAcggccccaaaaatgtattgggggggcacacggggagtgtggctaaatctggtaggagacctgagccaactccctgtgcttaccatggagagaggtggaccgggcaggcaccgtgttatgccgtgaggcgcacagtgtccccagtgcgcaggcatagcccggtgcgctacatcgcagctcctcgtatcggccgggctagagtgggcttTGAGCCAGGAgctatgaagccggctcagcgcatctggtctccggtgcgtctcctcggcccgggttttatggcaccagccctacgcacggtgtccccggtgcacCAGCACAGCCCAGCGCGGTCTGTTCCAACACCGGCAAATTTGCCGGGCTAcagggagtatccagccaggacaggttgtgcaggctcggtgctcgagacttccagtgcgcctccacggtccggtccatccggtgcctcctccacgcaccaggccaccTGTGGCAGCCCCcttaccaggctgtctctccgtctcctccctccaggtgctcccacctgtccagcgcttccagagtctccctcctgtcctgagctgccagagcctcccgtctgtccagagccgcccgtctgtcctgagctgcccgtctgtcctgagctgccagatccgctcgtctgtccagagccgcccgtctgtcctgagctgcccgtctgtcctgagctgccggggccgcccgtctgtccagagccgcccgtctgtcctgagctgcccgtctgtccggcgctgccagagcctcccgtctgtccggagctgccggagccgcccttctgtcctgagctgccagatcCGCACGTCTGTCCAGAGccacccgtctgtcctgagctgcccgtctgtcctgagctgcccgtctgtcctgagctgcccgtctgtcctgagctgcccgtctgtcctgagctgccagagcagcccgtctgtcctgagctgcccgtctgtcctgagctgccagagcagcccgtctgtcctgagctgcccgtctgtcctaagctgccagagccgcccgtctgtcctgagctgccagagccgcccgtctgtcctgagctgccagagccgcccgtctgtcctgagccgccagtctgtccggtgctgccggaatctcccgtccattcgggacccgcgGCAAGGGccgagactatggtggagtggggtccacgccCCGCAtgagagccgccaccgcggacagacgcccacccagaccctcccctataggttcaggttttgcggccggagtccgcacctttgggggggtggggggggggtactgtcacgttctgaccttagttcctttgttatgtctttgttttagtttggtcagggcgtgagttggggtgggtagtctatgttcttttttctatgttgcgtttatgtgtttggcctggtatggttctcaatcagaggcaggtgtcattcgttgtctctgattgagaatcatacttaggtagccttttcccacctgtgggttgtgggtgattttTTTTCTGtctagtgttttctgcacctttcaggactgtttcggttttcgtttattttcacgttgttattttgtattctcAGTGTTCAGTAaaataaacatcatgaacacataccacgctgcgcattggtcccaCATTTCAGAGGAGGACGAAGAATAtcgttacacacacaccatcacaccctcacacacaccatcacaccctcacaccctcacacacaccatcacaccctcacaccatcacacccacacacacaccatcacacccacacacacaccatcacaccctcacacacaccatcacacccacacaccctcacacacaccatcacaccctcacaccatcacacccacaccatcacacccacacacacaccatcacaccctcacacacaccatcacacccacacaccctcacacacaccatcacaccctcacaccatcacacccacacacacaccatcacaccctcacacacaccatcacacccacacacacaccatcacaccctcacaccctcacacacaccatcacaccctcacacacaccatcacacacaccatcacaccctcacacccacacaccctcacacacatcaTCACAGCCAaaaaccctcacacacaccatcacaccctcacacacaccatcacaccctcacacacaccatcacacccacacaccctcacacacacccacacaccatcacacacaccatcacagccaaaaaccctcacacacacaccatcacacccacacaccatcacaccctcacacacaccatcacaccctcacacacaccatcacaccctcacaccctcacacacaccatcacagccaaaaaccctcacacacacccccacaccatcacacacaccatcacaccctcacacaccatcacaaccacacacccacacaccctcatcacaccatcacaccctcacacacaccatcacacacaccatcacaccctcacacacaccatcacacccacacaccctcacacacacccacacaccatcacacacaccatcacagccaaaaaccctcacacacacaccatcacacccacacaccatcacacccacacaccctcacacacaccatcacaccctcacacacaccatcacaccctcacacacaccatcacaccctcacaccctcacacacaccatcacagccaataaccctcacacacacccccacaccatcacacacaccatcacaccctcacacaccatcacaaccacacacccacacaccctcatcacacccacacacccacaccctcacacccacacacacacaccatcacacccacacaccctcacacccacacacccacacctccAGTCTCACCGTCTCCATGTCTGTCTTCAGTGGGAAGTCATACACCATCATGACTGCAGCCagacctgtagagagagagagacaggatagaaTGATTACTAGACagacctgtagagagagagagacaggatagaaTGATTAATAGACagacctgtagagagagagaggatagaatgattactagacagacctctagagagagacaggatagaaTGATTACTAGACagacctgtagagagagagacaggatataATGATTACTAGACagacctgtagagagagagagacaggatataATGATTACTAGACAGAcctctagag is part of the Oncorhynchus clarkii lewisi isolate Uvic-CL-2024 unplaced genomic scaffold, UVic_Ocla_1.0 unplaced_contig_9911_pilon_pilon, whole genome shotgun sequence genome and harbors:
- the LOC139394304 gene encoding Krueppel-like factor 3 isoform X1; this translates as MMVYDFPLKTDMETVRLESLYQSYPSVVNSVIFTPHPYHPTQYAHTHTFSPSHTLTHAQSANPTSNTQLEPVDLSVSKRPSPSSSSSPSSCSSTSSPYSRSSPQPSPSLHYPVLLGSGPGVVQGSGVMLSQVMLQPLSILYPSSPLHLPQPIAVNRTVAGDDHHHHHHHHHHRPAGSSQHQTASSMKSELRGDAHHKLIKTEHAHDSYNQEMTSSVISAPQAYSDNNPSVIVHSGGNHPLPIESPDSMKKRRIHRCDFNSCNKVYTKSSHLKAHRRTHTGEKPYKCMWEGCTWKFARSDELTRHFRKHTGVKPFQCPDCERSFSRSDHLALHKKRHLLV
- the LOC139394304 gene encoding Krueppel-like factor 3 isoform X2, which translates into the protein MMVYDFPLKTDMETSLYQSYPSVVNSVIFTPHPYHPTQYAHTHTFSPSHTLTHAQSANPTSNTQLEPVDLSVSKRPSPSSSSSPSSCSSTSSPYSRSSPQPSPSLHYPVLLGSGPGVVQGSGVMLSQVMLQPLSILYPSSPLHLPQPIAVNRTVAGDDHHHHHHHHHHRPAGSSQHQTASSMKSELRGDAHHKLIKTEHAHDSYNQEMTSSVISAPQAYSDNNPSVIVHSGGNHPLPIESPDSMKKRRIHRCDFNSCNKVYTKSSHLKAHRRTHTGEKPYKCMWEGCTWKFARSDELTRHFRKHTGVKPFQCPDCERSFSRSDHLALHKKRHLLV